The sequence below is a genomic window from Paenibacillus sp. DCT19.
ATGATGTACGCATTAATGGACAGCCGATCCGTGAGAAAAGAAAACATGTGTACATCGCGCTGAACAAGCCGGTGGGTATCACCAGTACGACGGAACAACATATCCGGGGAAACATTGTGGATTTTGTAGGCCACACAGAGCGAATCTTCCCGATCGGTCGATTGGATAAAGATTCAGAAGGCCTGATTCTCATGACCAATGATGGAGATATCGTGAATCGGATTTTAAGAGCAGAGGGTCGCCATGAGAAGGAATATATCGTTACCGTGGATCGACCAGTAACTGCAAGCTTTCTGCAGGGTATGAGTACAGGGGTCAAAATTCTTGGTGAAATGACGCTTCCTTGCAAAGTAACTCGTATCTCGGATCGAATGTTCCGGATTATACTGACCGAAGGGAAGAACCGTCAGATTCGCCGGATGTGCAGTGCATTTGGTTATGAGGTTCGTAAGCTGAAAAGGATTCGTATCATGAACATTCATCTTGGAGAGCAAGGTACGGGTAAGTGGAGGGAGTTAACTGCGGCAGAGAAGGCAGAACTCGGTAGTCTGCTTGACTACTC
It includes:
- the rluF gene encoding 23S rRNA pseudouridine(2604) synthase RluF, giving the protein MRINKFISETGYCSRREADKLVESGKVTINGIKAELGSQAEEGDDVRINGQPIREKRKHVYIALNKPVGITSTTEQHIRGNIVDFVGHTERIFPIGRLDKDSEGLILMTNDGDIVNRILRAEGRHEKEYIVTVDRPVTASFLQGMSTGVKILGEMTLPCKVTRISDRMFRIILTEGKNRQIRRMCSAFGYEVRKLKRIRIMNIHLGEQGTGKWRELTAAEKAELGSLLDYSLE